A single window of Streptomyces cathayae DNA harbors:
- a CDS encoding YfjP family GTPase produces the protein MTAVTDQDRTEHPERSDRPDAEGGSPEAQDAKGGYAYRDDGHEGHEGHEGREGREGHEGREGYDGYGDDTGDREGDGRPSKGPASQAPWDDGLIARRGSRAAGTGAAGTERSAVLEARKPAPQTVTPLVYDPPLLSRLDALHELVGLSRARLDSRTLAGAGRVLDEATVRRRLSGQHTVVAIAGATGSGKSQLFNTLAGVAISETGVRRPTTAAPIACSWSDGAASLIERLGIPPRLRRRPLQAMADADDRLRGLVLVDLPDHDSAAVQHREQVDRVLAMVDAVIWVVDPEKYADAMLHERYLRPMAAHAEVMFVVLNQIDRLPGEAAEQVLDDLRRLLDEDGIALGEYGEPGTTVLALSALTGDGVDELREALGRFVAERGAAGRRIGADVDVAAARLRPVYAHRRWAGLSEEAREEFSDRLADAVGAGAAGEAAERAWLRNANRACGTPWLRLWRWCQDRGGPPTGKFPQRTQPDQEVTARQRVEQAVRTVSDRASQGLPAPWAQAVREAAVRGSQGLPETLDALAVRASLPPGRPPRPGWWPVAVLAQASMTILQFVGGLWLLGQIIGFMSPNLGVPVLLMVIGIVGGPLIEWSCRMAARGPARRHGQEAERRLREAAAGCGRARVLDPVAAELLRYREVREQYGRVVGAGAGVN, from the coding sequence GTGACCGCCGTCACTGACCAGGACCGCACCGAGCACCCTGAGCGTTCCGACCGCCCGGACGCGGAGGGCGGATCCCCCGAGGCCCAGGACGCGAAGGGCGGGTACGCGTACCGGGACGACGGGCACGAGGGGCACGAGGGGCACGAGGGGCGCGAGGGGCGCGAGGGGCACGAGGGGCGCGAGGGGTACGACGGGTACGGGGACGACACGGGCGACAGGGAGGGCGACGGGAGGCCCTCGAAGGGGCCGGCCTCGCAGGCTCCCTGGGACGACGGGCTGATCGCGCGGCGGGGGAGCAGGGCCGCCGGGACCGGGGCCGCCGGGACCGAGCGGTCCGCCGTGCTGGAGGCCCGTAAGCCCGCACCGCAGACCGTGACCCCCCTGGTGTACGACCCGCCGCTGCTCTCGCGGCTGGACGCGTTGCACGAGCTGGTGGGGCTGTCCCGGGCCCGGCTCGACAGCCGGACGCTGGCCGGGGCGGGCCGGGTCCTCGACGAGGCCACCGTGCGACGCCGGCTCTCCGGACAGCACACCGTGGTCGCCATCGCGGGCGCGACCGGCAGCGGCAAGTCACAGCTGTTCAACACGCTGGCCGGGGTCGCCATCTCGGAGACCGGCGTACGGCGGCCGACCACCGCCGCACCCATCGCGTGCAGTTGGAGCGACGGTGCCGCGAGCCTCATCGAACGGCTCGGCATCCCGCCCCGGTTGCGCCGCCGTCCGCTGCAGGCGATGGCGGACGCGGACGACCGGCTGCGCGGACTCGTCCTCGTCGATCTGCCGGACCACGACTCGGCGGCCGTGCAGCACCGCGAACAGGTGGACCGGGTCCTGGCCATGGTCGACGCGGTCATCTGGGTCGTCGACCCCGAGAAGTACGCCGACGCGATGCTGCACGAGCGCTATCTGCGGCCCATGGCCGCCCACGCGGAGGTCATGTTCGTCGTCCTCAACCAGATCGACCGGCTCCCCGGGGAGGCCGCCGAGCAGGTCCTGGACGATCTGCGGCGCCTGCTCGACGAGGACGGCATCGCCCTGGGCGAGTACGGAGAACCCGGCACGACGGTGCTCGCGCTGTCCGCGCTCACCGGCGACGGGGTCGACGAGCTGCGGGAGGCGCTGGGCCGGTTCGTGGCCGAACGCGGCGCCGCGGGCCGCCGTATCGGCGCGGACGTCGACGTCGCCGCCGCCCGGCTGCGGCCCGTCTACGCCCACCGCCGGTGGGCCGGGCTGAGCGAGGAGGCGCGGGAGGAGTTCTCGGACCGGCTCGCGGACGCCGTGGGCGCCGGCGCGGCGGGCGAGGCGGCCGAACGCGCGTGGCTGCGCAACGCCAACCGGGCGTGCGGCACCCCGTGGCTGCGGCTGTGGCGCTGGTGCCAGGACCGGGGCGGGCCGCCCACCGGGAAGTTCCCGCAGCGGACGCAGCCCGACCAGGAGGTCACGGCCCGGCAGCGGGTGGAGCAGGCGGTGCGCACGGTGTCCGACCGTGCCTCCCAGGGCCTGCCCGCGCCCTGGGCGCAGGCGGTGCGCGAGGCCGCCGTACGGGGCTCCCAGGGGCTGCCCGAGACGCTGGACGCCCTCGCCGTGCGCGCGAGCCTGCCGCCGGGGCGGCCGCCGCGGCCCGGGTGGTGGCCGGTGGCCGTGCTCGCCCAGGCGTCCATGACGATCCTGCAGTTCGTCGGCGGACTGTGGCTGCTGGGCCAGATCATCGGGTTCATGTCGCCGAACCTGGGGGTGCCGGTGCTGCTGATGGTGATCGGCATCGTCGGCGGGCCGCTCATCGAGTGGAGCTGCCGGATGGCCGCCCGCGGTCCGGCCCGGCGGCACGGGCAGGAGGCGGAGAGACGGTTGCGGGAGGCGGCCGCGGGGTGCGGACGGGCTCGCGTCCTGGACCCGGTGGCGGCGGAGCTGCTGCGGTACCGGGAGGTACGGGAACAGTACGGTCGGGTGGTGGGGGCGGGTGCCGGGGTGAACTGA
- a CDS encoding single-stranded DNA-binding protein codes for MNETTICAVGNVATRPVYRETASGPVARFRLAVTSRYWNREKESWVDGHTNFFTVWANRQLATNSMASLSVGEPVLVRGRLKVRTETREGQQGRTSADIEAVAIGHDLARGTSAFRRSGRPEQQASPDRPEPAWETGAGGTAASGEGAGTAEVAGTADGSGTVVTQRVPEPAMVT; via the coding sequence ATGAACGAGACGACGATCTGCGCGGTGGGCAATGTGGCGACGCGGCCGGTGTACCGGGAGACGGCCTCCGGGCCGGTGGCGAGGTTCCGGCTGGCGGTCACCTCGCGGTACTGGAACCGGGAGAAGGAGAGCTGGGTGGACGGGCACACCAACTTCTTCACGGTGTGGGCCAACCGGCAGCTCGCCACCAACAGCATGGCCTCGCTGTCGGTGGGCGAACCCGTGCTGGTGCGGGGGCGGCTGAAGGTGCGTACGGAGACCCGTGAGGGGCAGCAGGGCCGGACCTCGGCGGACATCGAGGCGGTGGCGATCGGCCACGACCTGGCCCGGGGCACGTCGGCGTTCCGGCGTTCGGGCCGGCCGGAGCAGCAGGCCTCCCCGGACCGGCCGGAGCCGGCCTGGGAGACGGGAGCGGGCGGCACGGCCGCCTCCGGCGAGGGCGCCGGGACGGCCGAAGTGGCGGGTACGGCCGACGGGTCCGGGACCGTCGTCACCCAACGTGTACCGGAACCGGCCATGGTGACGTGA